From the Leptospira sp. WS60.C2 genome, one window contains:
- a CDS encoding response regulator gives MDRCEGDFENHKVVESVKIAILEDHSVVTEGIISILKSNPFFSLAGEFRTAADLFQFLESNPIDLLVLDIDLPDRNGIDVLREIKEKHQPTKVIIFSLHGSRVYVEDALKSKADGYMLKSDPISKLPEVIQLVMKGGSFVSDGVSKVQLPFSPFQMEILNLLVQGLSQNEVADRIQKSRKTVEYHLNQMRTKFSCKNNNELISKYEKEIQK, from the coding sequence TTGGATAGATGCGAAGGAGACTTTGAAAATCATAAGGTTGTGGAATCCGTTAAAATTGCCATCTTAGAAGACCATTCCGTTGTCACTGAAGGAATCATATCTATTCTGAAATCCAATCCTTTCTTTTCTCTTGCGGGAGAATTTCGAACGGCGGCTGATTTATTTCAATTCTTAGAATCAAATCCAATCGATTTATTGGTTCTTGACATTGATTTACCAGACCGAAATGGCATTGATGTACTAAGAGAAATCAAAGAAAAACACCAACCCACCAAGGTCATCATCTTCTCTCTGCACGGAAGCCGAGTGTATGTGGAAGATGCACTCAAGTCCAAAGCAGATGGATACATGCTCAAATCTGATCCCATCTCCAAACTCCCAGAAGTGATCCAACTCGTGATGAAAGGCGGATCCTTTGTTTCTGATGGAGTGAGCAAAGTCCAACTGCCCTTCTCTCCGTTTCAGATGGAGATTCTCAACCTACTTGTCCAAGGACTTTCGCAAAATGAAGTTGCTGATCGGATCCAAAAATCGAGAAAAACCGTCGAATACCACCTAAACCAGATGAGGACAAAATTTTCCTGCAAAAACAATAACGAGCTTATTTCCAAATACGAAAAAGAAATACAAAAATAG
- the hpt gene encoding hypoxanthine phosphoribosyltransferase has protein sequence MKPLYSEERIHHRVEELAREISRDFLSKDLVVIGILNGGFIFTADLCRSIAIPHEVDFMAASSYGDGTTSGNLKITKELKKSVLGKSVLLVEDIVDTGQTLEYLLHEVQKQNPKDLKVAALFWKQKKANPHIIVDYPGFIIEDDFLVGYGLDFQGKYRNLPYVAKLEGTE, from the coding sequence ATGAAACCACTGTATTCAGAAGAACGAATCCATCATCGAGTTGAAGAATTAGCACGAGAAATCTCTCGGGATTTTTTAAGCAAAGATCTTGTTGTGATTGGCATTCTCAACGGGGGATTTATTTTTACAGCAGACCTCTGTCGAAGTATTGCCATTCCGCACGAAGTGGATTTTATGGCGGCTTCTTCCTACGGAGATGGAACAACTTCTGGAAACTTAAAAATCACAAAAGAATTAAAAAAATCTGTCTTAGGTAAATCGGTTTTGTTAGTCGAAGATATTGTTGATACAGGTCAAACATTAGAGTATTTACTCCATGAAGTCCAAAAACAAAATCCAAAAGACTTAAAGGTGGCTGCACTTTTTTGGAAACAGAAAAAAGCAAATCCTCATATCATTGTGGATTATCCAGGATTTATCATTGAAGATGATTTCTTAGTCGGTTATGGATTGGACTTCCAAGGGAAATATCGTAATTTACCATATGTTGCAAAGTTAGAGGGGACCGAGTGA
- a CDS encoding OmpA family protein, whose translation MKTKVQTFLICILTYLLFGDLVANPSLPTRFQWKWTNNQVLELNEYHDVLFRVGTKTVEREDKNRVVMKTKQCSQDSCLVNAWFDTYLRYGKTTGPFWKDKEFISDFTLYRNGRYEVPNEFIMPNLRSFPSFPDTPISVGDLWKLPAEESFDFTSERIRVKVTPEYTFQGIFPWKEGNYSGNCEKITYTYPIFYTKSESDKMAPNVPYKIFGFATGTVFFNAERGVPEFKEVKLSYTFIYPNGTVQEANFHIKGVYFLRNQVNAKDKESIREDVLNDLIVGYTGNREDIGDRKEGLPNQVAESLPVKVRTSEDGIVFSLDSILFDFNESKLKADAENAVSKIAEILKKYPDREIRVSGHTDNVGKKEYNQKLSEERAKSVLHSLVDNHKLDEKHISFRGYADDLPVAPNDTEENRQKNRRVEITLVLD comes from the coding sequence GTGAAGACCAAAGTCCAAACCTTTCTGATTTGTATTCTGACATACCTCCTTTTTGGAGATTTGGTAGCGAATCCATCTTTACCAACGCGTTTCCAGTGGAAGTGGACAAACAACCAAGTTTTAGAACTAAACGAATACCACGACGTCCTCTTTCGAGTGGGAACCAAAACAGTCGAACGTGAAGATAAAAATCGAGTTGTGATGAAAACAAAACAATGCTCCCAAGATTCTTGTTTGGTAAATGCTTGGTTTGACACTTACCTTCGTTATGGAAAAACAACAGGCCCGTTCTGGAAAGATAAGGAATTTATTTCTGATTTCACTTTGTACAGAAATGGACGATATGAGGTACCGAATGAATTTATCATGCCAAATCTGCGTAGTTTTCCTTCCTTCCCTGACACACCCATATCGGTAGGTGATCTTTGGAAACTCCCTGCAGAAGAATCATTTGATTTTACTTCAGAACGAATTCGGGTGAAAGTCACACCCGAGTACACATTCCAAGGAATCTTTCCCTGGAAGGAAGGGAATTACTCAGGGAATTGTGAAAAGATTACATACACTTACCCTATCTTTTATACAAAATCAGAATCAGACAAAATGGCACCTAACGTTCCTTATAAGATTTTTGGCTTTGCAACAGGGACAGTTTTTTTCAATGCAGAACGAGGAGTTCCTGAATTCAAAGAAGTCAAACTATCTTACACTTTCATTTATCCAAACGGAACCGTGCAAGAAGCAAACTTCCACATAAAGGGAGTGTATTTTTTAAGAAATCAAGTGAATGCGAAAGACAAAGAATCCATTCGGGAAGATGTTCTAAATGATTTGATTGTTGGTTATACTGGGAATCGCGAAGACATCGGAGATAGAAAAGAAGGACTACCAAACCAAGTTGCCGAGTCTCTCCCTGTGAAGGTACGCACTTCCGAGGATGGAATCGTATTTTCGTTAGATTCCATTTTGTTTGATTTTAATGAGAGCAAACTAAAAGCTGATGCGGAAAACGCAGTATCCAAAATTGCGGAAATTCTAAAGAAATACCCAGACAGGGAAATTCGTGTCTCTGGACATACAGACAATGTCGGAAAAAAAGAATACAATCAAAAACTTTCCGAAGAACGAGCAAAGTCCGTATTACATTCGCTAGTTGATAATCACAAACTAGATGAAAAACATATTTCCTTTCGTGGGTATGCTGATGATTTACCTGTGGCACCAAACGATACGGAAGAAAATCGACAAAAGAACCGAAGGGTAGAAATCACACTCGTTTTGGATTAA
- a CDS encoding lysophospholipase — MSHWEQAYSREESTFLNKDGGKIYYQIYRPKSGAKRVLVVHHGIGEHGGRYNFLLEAMAERNYAIYLIDCRGHGKSDGRRGVVTHFSDFFADLKQLIDIAKQKEGVSKVTLLGHSMGAAVTFLYTATDNYQNDLDAYICSALPIKVKTDLVMDIKKAAGGFLAKALPTLTIPTGLNVNLISRDKSVVDAYVKDPLVHGMVCAYLGDYLLNCYTLALESAEKIKVPIYMFHGKEDQIALVQGTVDAFERVASKDKTIRLFDDLYHETMNELPKDRTLVLKELVAWIDKH; from the coding sequence ATGAGTCATTGGGAACAAGCCTACTCCCGCGAGGAGTCTACCTTTCTAAACAAAGATGGTGGTAAAATTTATTACCAGATCTACCGACCTAAATCAGGAGCCAAACGAGTGCTCGTAGTCCACCATGGAATTGGGGAACACGGCGGTCGTTACAATTTTTTGTTAGAAGCCATGGCAGAACGAAACTATGCCATTTATCTCATCGATTGCCGAGGCCATGGTAAATCTGACGGACGTCGCGGTGTTGTGACTCATTTTTCCGATTTTTTTGCCGACCTAAAACAACTCATTGATATCGCCAAACAAAAAGAAGGCGTAAGTAAGGTTACGTTACTCGGTCACTCGATGGGTGCCGCGGTTACTTTTCTTTATACAGCAACAGACAATTACCAAAACGATTTGGATGCTTATATTTGCAGTGCCCTTCCGATCAAAGTCAAAACCGACCTTGTGATGGACATCAAAAAAGCCGCTGGAGGATTTTTAGCAAAAGCATTGCCAACTCTCACTATCCCCACAGGCCTAAACGTGAATCTGATCTCACGCGACAAGTCGGTTGTGGATGCTTACGTGAAAGACCCACTCGTACATGGAATGGTTTGTGCGTACCTTGGAGATTACTTACTCAACTGTTACACACTTGCTTTGGAGTCAGCGGAGAAAATCAAAGTGCCAATTTATATGTTCCATGGAAAGGAAGACCAAATTGCACTTGTCCAAGGAACAGTGGATGCATTTGAACGAGTGGCATCTAAAGACAAAACCATTAGACTTTTTGATGACTTATACCATGAAACCATGAACGAACTTCCAAAAGACAGAACACTCGTCTTAAAAGAGTTAGTTGCATGGATCGACAAACACTAA
- a CDS encoding MaoC family dehydratase N-terminal domain-containing protein: protein MAITKDIVGKKLDRFDFTVERGKIKEFCLAINEKNPIYFDVEEAKKAGYSDVPAPPTFPTVIMFWGYPKIWNDMAELGIDLSKILHLKEEYTYHKILYPGKVYAQSEISDVKVGRAEIVTFKTTIYDEKNDPILSAEMAIFIRKD from the coding sequence ATGGCAATAACAAAAGATATAGTTGGAAAAAAACTAGATCGTTTTGATTTCACAGTGGAACGAGGAAAGATCAAAGAATTCTGCCTCGCCATCAACGAAAAAAACCCAATCTATTTTGACGTAGAAGAAGCAAAAAAAGCAGGATACTCAGATGTTCCAGCTCCCCCAACCTTCCCTACGGTCATTATGTTTTGGGGATACCCAAAGATTTGGAACGATATGGCAGAACTCGGTATCGACCTTTCCAAAATCCTTCACTTGAAAGAAGAATATACGTACCACAAAATCCTTTATCCGGGCAAAGTGTACGCACAATCTGAAATCTCCGACGTAAAAGTGGGAAGAGCAGAAATCGTAACTTTCAAGACAACCATCTACGACGAAAAAAATGATCCAATCCTCTCTGCTGAGATGGCGATTTTCATTCGTAAGGATTAA
- a CDS encoding sulfatase yields MNESESRFPVDLVLELKHASSKIKIGKDLLPYHWKKNPGRQSGLPLSRKWENTQITFNTNKEIFLNHSLDAIFFPPGQEYQFTIPKGRYQFSSLVGLLGEKEFQTNVSGKFKVYSQSQLLLEWDLTGLTKEQWNKKEESIALEGDLRLVWESKESYLYLGEPLLYPEGYRESKKITKKPKSVILIVIDSARKDFIGAYGFRHSVTPVLDKMAKESVFFENPFANGNWTKPSMMSFFHSEYSSNLGLGNSWFSTKPYQRKVYYGKKRDNLAKTFREAGYYSKTIMNNVFFLDYTTVGLDLGFHNSYQVGMDIVDTETLTNHAIEFVSEKKDIPYFLHFNLNTPHASYSPPAEDMKVVRNIIPDSEFFRYESPVQRYLGEMHYTDREIGRLVAKLKELGTYDETMIIVTGDHGELFSPEHDYSYHFIMQTRFGHGETHYDEEINVPYFIKLPKSIAQKTAQNSQIRIPGQSSLLSLAPTILGFLQLRPQNSTYQGVDYSTCILKSNPCPKESFIYTEGRMSESVRTENYKYIRRYPGFTTVRRTSAGEPHTMAEELYDLKKDPKELRNLSLEAEGEILLQQARADFRRENFLKRNRLRIWIPPCEEAICRDYISLNVQGSLYDWEVSETVQINSGSAKTISVTKETKNKTNEPEEIILKTVNPELGAFFQFTRNGKTIPVRFGRYGLEYQRSLSRVDDLIVSERQPEGLLQSTLPWVYNDGAFSGSGETEVQKEMGKEVKKILETWGYIHE; encoded by the coding sequence TTGAACGAATCGGAATCCCGTTTCCCCGTGGATTTGGTTTTGGAATTAAAACATGCGTCTTCGAAAATCAAAATCGGAAAGGACCTCTTACCTTATCATTGGAAAAAAAATCCAGGAAGGCAAAGTGGTCTTCCTCTTTCCCGAAAATGGGAGAACACACAAATCACCTTCAATACCAATAAAGAAATTTTCTTAAACCATTCACTTGATGCCATCTTCTTTCCCCCTGGACAGGAATACCAATTTACGATTCCCAAGGGAAGGTATCAGTTTTCTTCGCTTGTCGGATTGTTAGGCGAAAAAGAATTCCAAACCAATGTGTCTGGGAAATTTAAAGTTTATTCTCAGTCCCAATTGCTCCTCGAATGGGATTTGACAGGGCTTACCAAAGAACAATGGAACAAAAAAGAAGAATCCATCGCATTGGAAGGAGACTTGCGCCTTGTTTGGGAAAGTAAAGAGAGTTATTTGTATCTCGGTGAACCTTTGTTATATCCAGAAGGGTATCGTGAATCAAAGAAAATAACGAAAAAACCAAAATCGGTCATCCTCATCGTAATTGATTCCGCAAGAAAGGATTTTATCGGAGCGTATGGCTTTCGGCATTCCGTAACACCTGTCCTTGACAAGATGGCAAAGGAATCTGTTTTTTTTGAAAATCCATTTGCCAATGGAAATTGGACGAAACCCTCCATGATGTCTTTTTTTCATTCGGAATACTCATCTAACCTTGGTTTGGGGAATTCTTGGTTTTCGACCAAACCCTACCAACGAAAAGTATATTATGGGAAAAAACGGGACAATTTAGCCAAAACCTTTCGCGAAGCAGGTTATTACTCCAAAACGATTATGAACAATGTCTTCTTTTTGGATTACACAACGGTGGGTTTGGATTTGGGCTTTCACAATTCCTACCAAGTGGGGATGGACATTGTGGACACAGAAACTCTCACGAACCATGCGATTGAGTTTGTGTCCGAGAAAAAAGACATCCCATATTTTTTGCATTTCAATTTGAACACTCCCCATGCTTCCTATTCCCCTCCTGCGGAAGATATGAAGGTCGTGCGTAACATCATTCCAGATTCGGAATTTTTTCGTTATGAATCTCCCGTGCAACGTTACTTAGGTGAGATGCATTATACCGATCGAGAAATTGGTCGATTGGTGGCAAAATTAAAAGAACTGGGTACGTATGACGAAACCATGATCATTGTAACCGGGGATCACGGGGAACTATTCAGCCCCGAACATGATTATAGTTATCACTTTATCATGCAAACTCGTTTTGGCCATGGGGAAACACATTATGATGAAGAAATCAATGTGCCTTACTTCATCAAACTTCCGAAATCCATTGCCCAAAAGACAGCTCAGAATTCTCAGATCAGAATTCCTGGTCAGTCTTCCTTACTGTCTTTGGCACCGACGATTCTTGGTTTCTTACAACTAAGACCACAAAACTCTACCTACCAAGGGGTTGATTATTCAACCTGCATTCTAAAATCCAATCCTTGTCCTAAGGAAAGCTTCATTTACACAGAAGGGCGTATGTCCGAATCGGTAAGGACAGAAAATTATAAATACATTCGTCGTTATCCAGGTTTTACGACCGTTAGGCGAACTTCGGCTGGGGAACCTCATACCATGGCAGAAGAATTGTATGATCTCAAAAAAGATCCGAAAGAATTACGAAACTTAAGCCTTGAAGCGGAAGGGGAAATTTTATTACAACAAGCAAGGGCCGATTTCCGTCGCGAAAACTTTTTAAAACGAAATCGTTTGCGGATTTGGATTCCCCCATGTGAGGAAGCAATCTGCAGGGACTATATTTCTCTCAATGTGCAAGGATCCTTGTATGACTGGGAAGTTTCTGAGACCGTCCAAATCAATTCTGGTTCTGCCAAAACAATCTCAGTCACAAAGGAGACCAAAAACAAAACAAATGAACCAGAAGAGATCATTCTCAAAACAGTGAACCCAGAGCTTGGTGCGTTTTTCCAATTCACACGCAATGGAAAAACGATCCCTGTTCGTTTTGGTAGATACGGTTTGGAATACCAAAGGTCGCTTTCTCGTGTAGACGACTTAATTGTATCTGAGAGACAACCGGAAGGACTTCTACAATCCACACTCCCTTGGGTGTACAATGATGGCGCTTTCAGTGGATCTGGTGAAACCGAAGTGCAAAAAGAAATGGGAAAAGAAGTCAAAAAAATATTGGAAACTTGGGGATACATTCACGAATAA
- a CDS encoding histidine phosphatase family protein translates to MKHIYLLRHAKSEWDEPYETDLDRSLSRRGKVQSKALRDYLKESRFEFDQCLVSPAERTLKTYSSLRKEILRFPKPEIRESLYDADKEDLLFVLQGLSSSTRSVCLVGHNPGLEEFGSALVVGEKDRSLFQKFPTASFLGLTFSDDSWKNLSWGSCQLVVFWIPGQIGKE, encoded by the coding sequence ATGAAACACATTTACTTATTGCGGCATGCCAAATCCGAATGGGATGAACCATACGAAACGGATTTGGATCGGTCTCTTTCTCGAAGAGGAAAAGTACAATCCAAAGCTTTACGTGATTATCTCAAAGAAAGTCGATTTGAATTTGACCAATGTTTGGTCTCTCCAGCCGAACGAACCTTAAAGACCTATTCCTCGCTTCGTAAGGAAATCCTTAGATTTCCGAAACCAGAAATCCGAGAAAGTTTATACGATGCTGACAAAGAAGATTTACTCTTTGTTTTACAAGGACTTTCGTCTAGCACTCGTTCTGTTTGTCTCGTTGGTCACAATCCTGGTTTAGAGGAGTTTGGTTCTGCGCTTGTAGTGGGAGAAAAAGACCGCTCGTTATTCCAAAAATTTCCGACTGCTTCCTTTCTCGGGCTCACATTTTCTGATGATTCTTGGAAAAATCTTAGTTGGGGAAGTTGCCAATTAGTAGTATTCTGGATCCCTGGGCAAATAGGAAAAGAATGA
- a CDS encoding phosphate ABC transporter substrate-binding protein, with product MKNLSLLFYILITIQFVACKDKQTLKVAGSETMNSMMRFLGAEYEKVNSNVRVTVEGGGSEAGIDRLRKGEIDMAVSSRDLNQAEFDDLRKTGNLEKVRLAYDGVALVVNPKNPVSKLNLVQTSDIFSGKIKNWKEVGGSDAPISIVIRNDKSGTQDYFQNHILKRKDLGINEFNLHKSNEFSSEAKIVKDNAEMAKYIQENSNSIGYMGMGSALVDHKDQIKALEYARNPKDPYVAPSVRNVYDRKYRLARELFIIYKTDQGDKIDAFVTFLTSEQGQVAVLQSGYLRASLPEVEVSADPVK from the coding sequence ATGAAAAACCTTTCTCTGCTTTTTTACATTTTGATTACAATTCAATTTGTCGCCTGTAAGGACAAACAAACCCTAAAAGTTGCTGGGTCAGAAACCATGAACAGCATGATGCGATTTTTAGGCGCTGAATATGAAAAAGTAAATTCAAATGTTCGAGTAACAGTAGAAGGTGGCGGGTCAGAAGCTGGGATTGACCGATTGCGAAAAGGGGAAATCGATATGGCAGTTTCTTCCCGCGATCTAAACCAAGCGGAGTTCGATGACCTCCGAAAAACAGGTAACTTAGAAAAAGTTCGATTGGCGTACGATGGAGTTGCACTCGTTGTCAATCCTAAGAATCCAGTTTCCAAACTCAATTTGGTGCAAACTTCTGATATCTTTTCTGGAAAAATTAAAAATTGGAAAGAAGTGGGAGGATCCGATGCTCCTATTTCCATCGTGATTCGGAATGATAAATCTGGAACCCAAGACTATTTTCAAAATCATATTCTGAAACGAAAAGACTTAGGAATTAACGAATTCAATCTTCACAAATCGAATGAGTTTTCTAGTGAAGCAAAAATAGTAAAAGACAATGCAGAGATGGCAAAATACATCCAAGAAAACTCGAATAGCATTGGTTATATGGGAATGGGATCAGCTTTAGTAGATCATAAAGACCAAATCAAAGCACTTGAATATGCAAGAAATCCGAAGGATCCTTATGTAGCACCATCAGTTCGTAACGTTTACGATCGTAAATACAGACTGGCTCGTGAATTGTTCATAATTTACAAAACAGACCAAGGTGACAAAATTGATGCCTTTGTTACCTTCCTGACAAGTGAACAAGGGCAGGTGGCAGTTTTGCAATCTGGTTATCTCAGAGCATCCTTACCGGAAGTAGAAGTGTCTGCTGATCCAGTGAAGTAA
- a CDS encoding MaoC/PaaZ C-terminal domain-containing protein, protein MAKIEFDKVEVGQTLPPLEIPVIEHANLVRYAGASGDFNPIHNDPDFARKAGLDGTISHGMYVMAQVGRLCTSWADQKDIAYFGVTFKAMTKLGEKLTCVGTIKKKFEKDGKKTVTVLVEAKNEAGEVKAGGDLVVNAV, encoded by the coding sequence ATGGCAAAAATCGAATTTGATAAAGTAGAAGTTGGTCAAACTCTTCCTCCACTCGAAATCCCAGTCATCGAACATGCAAATTTAGTTCGTTATGCGGGAGCATCTGGAGATTTTAACCCCATTCACAATGACCCTGATTTCGCAAGAAAAGCAGGTCTTGATGGAACCATCTCACACGGTATGTATGTGATGGCACAAGTGGGAAGACTATGTACTTCTTGGGCAGACCAAAAAGACATCGCATACTTTGGCGTGACTTTCAAAGCCATGACAAAGCTCGGTGAAAAACTCACATGTGTGGGAACCATCAAAAAGAAATTTGAAAAAGATGGTAAAAAAACGGTAACCGTACTCGTAGAAGCAAAAAACGAAGCTGGCGAAGTCAAAGCTGGTGGAGATTTAGTCGTTAACGCAGTTTAG
- a CDS encoding DUF5939 domain-containing protein yields MKDTIIKQKFDTLKTFPTLKPEILKIAENYVNHSDDWKLLRVNPLKFADEHKLDENETIDFFVHSAKVGLFDFAYNLICPMCGGIVHSHHKLDEIEGKEFHCVSCNIIVPTLLDDQVEVAFQIHPSLQNNQIDPFVDVNHYFRYFFSENFDKSIELRTWIQSTIRDFAKIEPDASFTFSYETTYGNLQGHLLQFVSIDRNTMCLFSVDPKLPPTNQIFLVDVMESGMKPNTVSIPVGHHQITIHNRTRFTMGLNVLSPNPTELGRIAKTFPTKRHSFLTAKMLLNNQSFRDLFRIQKLSPDLNLNVKSLTIMFTDLKGSTEMYDTAGDIIAYKLVQEHFRILTEIVRKYKGAIVKTMGDAIMATFSTPTEGLLAALEMMERIDSMNLDWKKEGYEIGLKVGLNEGSALAVVNDERLDYFGQSVNIAARVQGLAKSGEVWLSETVWNATDPEELVKQHGYFYRKQRAMLKGVGTPVPVFQLSRNKLKAPSKWKQLFQRS; encoded by the coding sequence GTGAAAGATACGATCATTAAACAAAAATTCGATACACTAAAAACGTTTCCGACTTTAAAACCCGAAATCCTAAAAATTGCAGAGAATTATGTAAACCATTCTGATGATTGGAAATTACTCCGGGTGAACCCACTCAAATTTGCAGACGAACATAAGTTAGATGAAAATGAGACTATTGATTTTTTTGTTCATTCAGCAAAAGTGGGATTGTTCGACTTTGCTTATAATTTGATTTGTCCGATGTGTGGAGGAATTGTACACAGCCATCACAAATTAGATGAAATTGAAGGGAAAGAATTTCATTGTGTATCTTGTAACATCATCGTACCTACCTTACTTGATGACCAAGTCGAAGTGGCCTTCCAAATCCATCCTTCCCTTCAAAACAATCAAATCGATCCATTTGTGGATGTGAACCATTACTTTCGTTACTTCTTTTCTGAAAATTTTGATAAATCAATTGAACTAAGAACATGGATCCAATCTACAATTCGTGATTTTGCAAAAATTGAACCTGATGCATCGTTTACCTTTTCCTATGAGACAACATATGGAAACTTACAAGGTCATTTGCTACAATTTGTCAGCATCGATCGAAACACTATGTGTTTGTTTTCTGTTGACCCAAAACTTCCGCCAACCAACCAAATCTTTTTAGTGGATGTGATGGAGAGTGGAATGAAACCAAATACCGTTTCCATTCCCGTAGGCCACCACCAGATTACGATCCACAACCGAACTAGATTTACTATGGGACTCAATGTTCTTTCTCCCAATCCAACGGAACTAGGAAGGATCGCAAAAACATTCCCCACCAAACGACATTCCTTTCTGACAGCAAAAATGTTGTTAAACAATCAATCGTTCCGTGATTTGTTTCGTATCCAGAAACTTTCTCCTGACTTAAATCTGAATGTGAAATCGCTCACCATTATGTTTACGGATCTCAAAGGTTCCACAGAAATGTATGACACTGCTGGCGACATCATTGCCTATAAGTTAGTCCAAGAACATTTTCGTATCCTAACAGAAATTGTGCGAAAGTATAAAGGTGCCATTGTGAAAACGATGGGAGATGCTATCATGGCGACGTTTTCAACGCCGACAGAAGGACTTCTCGCTGCCTTGGAAATGATGGAGCGAATTGATTCCATGAATCTCGATTGGAAAAAAGAAGGATACGAGATTGGATTAAAGGTAGGCCTAAACGAAGGATCTGCATTAGCAGTTGTGAATGATGAAAGACTCGATTATTTCGGTCAATCGGTGAATATTGCTGCAAGAGTCCAAGGTCTTGCCAAATCGGGAGAGGTTTGGCTCAGTGAAACTGTTTGGAATGCAACAGACCCAGAAGAGCTCGTCAAACAACATGGTTATTTTTACCGCAAACAAAGAGCAATGTTAAAAGGTGTTGGAACACCTGTTCCCGTCTTCCAACTCAGTCGAAACAAATTAAAAGCACCATCCAAATGGAAACAATTGTTTCAGAGAAGTTAA
- a CDS encoding 1-acyl-sn-glycerol-3-phosphate acyltransferase, with protein MKDTFIAPRFEFPIAMGLDLGFPILTKLLFNLDGVVIPKEDELRLKETKDKRVVYLLNQPTEIESIIAYQIANTIGTRFHYMASRSIFNWGFGIVGEVIKRVGAFSVLHGSSNRKMIRTTKRILSEKDGKLVMYPEGIMSGENDNLVSFLPSTAQLIYWGLEEAKKKDPHAELFLQPTFVKYKITGTRDSILNDIETSLSRIERKLKLYPGGRTILRRFLTVGRVMLEETEFELGIPKAEISGKDFDYRLGRARHTALNLAGQILQIKFQDSDNAIQKIRILFHALDRIDAGIPLESTPKNLTDQKIRRAKQLVETAYAFLITQPKNLIQWPSAERLMEWICSFERHIYGKSETRAKKAYVYAAPTISLTPYFQKYKTNKKESYLLLLGDIRKEMEKLLERGKKDSEPLVPPYSVGLDLQIG; from the coding sequence ATGAAAGATACGTTTATCGCTCCTCGTTTTGAATTTCCGATTGCTATGGGATTGGATTTGGGATTCCCCATTTTAACTAAACTATTGTTTAACTTAGATGGAGTGGTGATTCCCAAAGAGGATGAACTTCGCTTAAAAGAAACAAAAGACAAACGAGTTGTTTATCTTTTGAACCAACCTACAGAAATTGAATCCATCATTGCCTACCAAATTGCTAATACTATCGGAACTAGATTTCATTATATGGCCTCACGAAGTATTTTTAATTGGGGTTTTGGAATTGTTGGTGAAGTGATCAAACGAGTGGGGGCTTTTTCTGTTTTGCATGGAAGTTCCAATCGAAAAATGATTCGAACCACCAAACGGATCTTATCCGAAAAAGATGGAAAACTAGTAATGTATCCCGAAGGAATCATGTCTGGTGAGAATGACAACTTGGTTTCTTTTTTACCAAGCACTGCACAACTCATTTATTGGGGACTAGAAGAAGCCAAAAAAAAAGATCCTCACGCGGAACTTTTTTTACAACCTACCTTTGTGAAATATAAAATTACGGGAACAAGAGATTCCATTCTGAACGATATTGAAACATCCCTTTCTCGCATTGAACGTAAGTTAAAGTTATACCCAGGTGGAAGGACAATTCTTCGGCGATTTTTAACAGTGGGTCGTGTGATGTTAGAAGAAACAGAATTTGAACTTGGAATTCCTAAAGCCGAAATTAGTGGAAAAGATTTTGACTATCGTTTGGGAAGAGCAAGGCATACGGCGCTAAACCTTGCTGGTCAAATTTTACAGATCAAATTTCAAGATTCTGACAATGCCATCCAAAAGATCCGAATTTTATTTCATGCTTTGGATCGAATTGATGCAGGGATTCCTTTGGAATCAACTCCCAAAAATTTAACTGATCAGAAAATTCGACGCGCCAAACAGTTGGTGGAAACAGCCTATGCATTTCTCATCACACAACCCAAAAATCTCATCCAATGGCCATCTGCAGAAAGACTGATGGAATGGATTTGTAGTTTTGAAAGGCATATTTATGGAAAATCAGAAACGAGGGCCAAAAAAGCATATGTGTATGCTGCTCCAACCATATCCCTAACACCGTATTTCCAAAAATACAAAACAAACAAAAAAGAAAGTTATCTTTTGTTACTCGGTGACATACGCAAAGAAATGGAGAAACTTTTGGAACGTGGTAAAAAAGATAGTGAACCACTTGTTCCTCCTTATTCCGTTGGATTGGATTTACAAATTGGTTAA